The following are encoded together in the Candidatus Woesebacteria bacterium genome:
- a CDS encoding restriction endonuclease — translation MTSEIDMPSMLLESFLASIPNALKITWPIWVFLFVSLVVRIVYKIYKLKRLSKAGMNEIDKMDGQAFEEYLTNLFRNMGYSVRHVGSYHGDYGADLIVSKNGKTIAVQVKRHKSYIGVDAVREALGSIKMYKCNGAMVVTNSYFTRQAKRLARVNGVELWDRNVLVGKILEFID, via the coding sequence ATGACATCTGAAATTGATATGCCTTCGATGCTTCTTGAATCATTTCTTGCCAGTATCCCCAATGCATTGAAAATTACTTGGCCGATTTGGGTATTTTTGTTTGTATCTCTGGTGGTAAGAATTGTCTACAAAATATACAAACTAAAAAGATTATCGAAGGCAGGAATGAATGAGATTGACAAAATGGATGGTCAGGCATTCGAAGAATACCTAACTAATTTGTTTAGGAATATGGGATATTCAGTAAGACATGTAGGTTCATATCACGGTGATTATGGTGCTGATTTAATTGTTTCAAAGAATGGAAAAACTATTGCTGTTCAAGTAAAACGGCATAAGTCATATATTGGTGTGGATGCAGTTAGAGAAGCGCTAGGATCAATCAAAATGTATAAGTGTAATGGAGCAATGGTTGTGACAAATAGTTATTTTACACGTCAAGCTAAAAGATTAGCACGAGTTAATGGAGTGGAATTGTGGGATAGGAATGTGTTGGTGGGTAAAATATTAGAGTTTATTGATTAG
- a CDS encoding lipopolysaccharide biosynthesis protein translates to MDSLSYLPFVLKSSYVRLLRKTTIGITWTGGFRLSSRIVAYAKLAIIARILNPEQFGVYAIATLALAFLEIFTETGINTVLIQEKKNIDNYIDTAWIVSIFRGCIIGGLLLVMSYPLSIFFKSQESRGVLELIVLVPIIRGFINPAIVKLQKELLFKKEFVFRLSIFIFDALVGVWVTYLLKHPIGLIWGFIAGALLETLLSYLIIRPIPQFKLDTKYLKIILSRGKWITGSGISHYLFSQGDDVVVGKILGTTSLGIYQAAYRLSTLPVSEVADVIGKVTFPVFVKISHDKKKLKSAFLTTMFATGMGALVLGSIIYLFAQEIVMIVLGSGWMEVIPIVRILIVFGVIQALVASFNPLFLAVKKQNYVTGITTLGTILLACGIVPFINAYALMGTVYAVIFASILTLPLAVYYCAKILHDEPIGNHINQ, encoded by the coding sequence GTGGATAGTTTATCTTATCTTCCTTTCGTATTAAAATCATCTTACGTGAGATTACTTAGAAAGACCACCATAGGGATTACTTGGACCGGCGGTTTCAGACTGTCGAGTAGGATAGTTGCCTATGCGAAGTTGGCAATAATTGCCAGGATTCTTAACCCGGAACAGTTTGGTGTTTATGCGATAGCAACTCTGGCTTTGGCATTTCTTGAAATATTTACCGAAACGGGAATTAATACTGTTTTGATTCAAGAGAAAAAAAATATCGATAATTATATCGACACAGCTTGGATAGTATCTATTTTTCGAGGATGTATCATTGGGGGACTTTTACTTGTAATGTCTTATCCTCTGTCGATTTTTTTTAAGTCTCAGGAAAGTAGAGGTGTTTTGGAACTAATTGTATTGGTTCCGATAATTAGAGGATTTATCAATCCGGCAATTGTGAAGTTGCAAAAGGAACTCCTTTTCAAAAAAGAGTTTGTTTTCCGATTATCGATTTTTATCTTTGATGCTTTGGTGGGTGTTTGGGTGACCTACTTATTAAAACATCCGATTGGTTTAATATGGGGATTTATCGCGGGAGCACTTCTTGAGACACTACTTTCTTACTTAATTATCCGTCCGATTCCACAATTTAAATTGGATACAAAATATCTCAAAATTATTTTATCGCGTGGAAAATGGATTACTGGTTCGGGAATTTCACACTATTTATTTAGCCAGGGAGATGATGTTGTGGTGGGTAAAATATTGGGTACGACGTCCTTGGGAATTTATCAGGCGGCGTATCGATTATCGACTCTTCCTGTTTCGGAAGTCGCGGATGTTATTGGAAAAGTAACCTTTCCCGTGTTTGTGAAAATATCCCACGACAAAAAGAAACTGAAATCCGCATTTTTAACAACCATGTTTGCAACCGGCATGGGTGCATTGGTATTGGGAAGTATTATCTATTTATTTGCACAGGAAATTGTAATGATTGTTTTAGGATCCGGTTGGATGGAGGTAATTCCGATTGTAAGGATTCTTATTGTATTTGGTGTAATTCAGGCACTTGTTGCTTCATTCAATCCGCTTTTTTTGGCTGTCAAAAAACAAAACTATGTGACAGGAATTACTACACTAGGTACGATACTGCTTGCTTGTGGCATTGTTCCTTTTATTAATGCTTATGCTTTGATGGGTACCGTTTACGCCGTAATTTTCGCCAGCATCCTGACTTTACCATTGGCGGTATACTATTGCGCAAAAATATTACATGACGAACCTATCGGCAATCATATTAACCAATAA
- a CDS encoding class I SAM-dependent methyltransferase, protein MTKLLNIATDPKQYDRKDVKYEGVKGLDDPHRKHFLYWIEKVHPKWKDKTVLDIGAGSGWLVKYVKEKGAREAVGFDPSSNNVKLAKENFDIELIESSLQDFFYPEKESFDTAIALYVLTHVEDLDGAFEKISEYLKSGGMFIAIISDPEYAKRPKEGVRKDIEYLKGDKYNTFIIRAYRKTGTIADIVRDPKAYIDSANKNGFILKNQINMKPSKYLTEAYEKHQKLKEKNVTLSQMLVFEKK, encoded by the coding sequence ATGACAAAGTTGTTGAATATTGCCACTGACCCTAAGCAGTATGATCGCAAGGATGTTAAATATGAAGGAGTGAAAGGTCTAGATGATCCCCACCGAAAACATTTTCTTTATTGGATTGAAAAAGTACACCCCAAATGGAAAGACAAAACAGTTTTAGACATAGGTGCTGGCAGTGGGTGGTTAGTTAAATATGTAAAAGAAAAGGGGGCAAGAGAGGCTGTTGGTTTTGATCCTTCATCAAACAACGTAAAGCTAGCTAAAGAAAATTTTGATATTGAGTTAATAGAATCTAGTTTACAAGATTTTTTTTATCCCGAGAAAGAATCTTTTGATACTGCTATTGCACTTTATGTTTTGACCCACGTTGAAGATTTAGATGGTGCGTTTGAGAAGATCTCAGAATATCTAAAAAGTGGTGGAATGTTTATCGCAATTATTTCGGATCCTGAATATGCTAAACGACCCAAAGAAGGTGTGAGAAAAGACATTGAATATCTAAAGGGTGATAAATATAACACTTTTATAATCAGAGCTTACAGAAAGACAGGGACCATAGCTGACATTGTAAGAGATCCAAAAGCATATATCGACTCTGCTAATAAAAATGGATTCATTCTTAAAAATCAGATTAACATGAAACCGAGTAAGTATTTAACAGAAGCTTACGAAAAACACCAAAAGCTAAAAGAAAAGAATGTAACTTTATCTCAAATGCTTGTGTTTGAAAAGAAATGA
- a CDS encoding DUF2000 domain-containing protein → MTESLPDENSKRFMAILNKKVETGKLLNALGHITAGLAGGSGKNSEMYFLQYRDKDGGTHPNISHYPFIVLKADNSNKIRKVRKEAIERNIPFSDFTSTMTIGTSQEQQNATSETPEEDLEYYGIVLFGSTEELREFTGKFSLYK, encoded by the coding sequence ATGACAGAAAGTCTTCCAGATGAAAATTCTAAGCGCTTTATGGCTATTCTTAATAAAAAAGTAGAAACGGGTAAACTACTTAATGCACTCGGACACATAACAGCTGGATTGGCTGGTGGGTCTGGAAAAAATAGTGAGATGTACTTTCTGCAATACAGGGATAAGGATGGCGGTACACATCCAAACATTTCACACTACCCATTCATTGTATTAAAAGCTGATAACTCCAATAAAATCAGAAAAGTAAGAAAAGAGGCAATTGAAAGAAATATTCCCTTTTCTGACTTTACCAGTACCATGACAATAGGAACATCACAGGAACAGCAAAATGCAACAAGTGAAACACCAGAAGAAGATCTTGAATATTACGGAATCGTTTTGTTTGGGTCAACTGAAGAACTTAGAGAATTTACAGGTAAGTTTTCTCTGTACAAATAA
- a CDS encoding adenosylhomocysteinase, with amino-acid sequence MDYYVKDISLAEKGKKAVEISLMDMPGLEELARLYEDKKPLNGIKITGCVIVTYETAAFILLLKKLGADLRWCSDNKYASLDDACAFVASKGIPIFATSELTDEKYEWCFEQAAKFKDKNGNTVWPDITIDDGCDITRFLHEKYPEAYETILGTCEQTTCGVNAHYNLKGEKRLNTAVINVNESVTKSKFDNIYGSRESLIEGLQSSINLQIGGKKTVIYGYGEVGKGCAKVLRGLGANVHIVEIDPIIAMQAYMEGFSVVNRNEAAEIGEIFVTATGCVKTVAREDLQKMNDGAVLMNMGHGNMEIDTDYLLRSREHIVEKISDNLQKITLSPDKRLYLLAEGYLVNLVGGDGHPPRVMSITYTNHILAILDLLGNKGKYKKGEIYRLPRELDEKAARLNFPGISGKLTILTDEQEKYLGVKKTGPYKREDYRY; translated from the coding sequence ATGGACTATTACGTTAAAGACATTTCACTTGCAGAAAAAGGTAAAAAGGCTGTTGAGATCTCATTGATGGACATGCCAGGTTTAGAGGAGTTGGCTAGATTGTATGAAGATAAAAAACCACTAAACGGAATTAAAATCACAGGTTGTGTAATAGTAACCTATGAAACGGCAGCATTTATACTGCTTCTAAAAAAATTAGGTGCAGATCTCCGTTGGTGCTCAGATAATAAGTATGCCTCACTAGACGATGCCTGTGCTTTTGTTGCTTCAAAAGGTATACCTATCTTTGCAACAAGCGAACTAACAGATGAAAAATATGAGTGGTGCTTTGAACAAGCTGCTAAATTTAAAGACAAAAACGGGAATACAGTTTGGCCAGATATCACAATTGATGATGGATGCGATATCACTCGATTCTTACACGAAAAGTACCCAGAAGCATATGAAACAATATTGGGCACTTGCGAACAGACAACCTGTGGAGTTAACGCCCATTATAATTTAAAAGGGGAAAAAAGACTGAATACGGCAGTTATAAACGTGAATGAATCTGTTACTAAATCTAAGTTCGACAATATCTATGGAAGTAGAGAGTCGTTAATTGAGGGTCTTCAGTCAAGTATAAATTTACAGATTGGCGGAAAAAAGACTGTAATTTATGGATATGGTGAAGTAGGAAAAGGGTGTGCAAAAGTACTTCGAGGTTTGGGGGCAAACGTTCACATCGTGGAAATTGATCCCATAATTGCCATGCAGGCATATATGGAAGGTTTTAGTGTAGTAAATAGAAACGAGGCTGCTGAGATTGGAGAGATATTCGTGACCGCAACAGGATGTGTTAAGACAGTTGCAAGAGAAGATCTTCAAAAAATGAATGACGGAGCTGTACTTATGAATATGGGTCATGGAAATATGGAAATAGATACAGATTACCTTCTTCGATCTAGGGAACATATTGTCGAAAAAATAAGCGATAATTTACAAAAGATAACGTTAAGTCCAGACAAACGACTTTATTTACTTGCGGAGGGGTATTTAGTAAACCTCGTTGGTGGTGACGGGCATCCACCAAGAGTAATGAGTATTACATATACCAATCATATTCTTGCAATATTGGATTTATTAGGTAACAAAGGGAAATATAAAAAGGGAGAAATATATCGTTTACCAAGAGAATTAGACGAGAAGGCAGCCAGACTCAACTTCCCTGGCATTAGTGGCAAGTTGACTATACTTACTGACGAACAGGAAAAGTATCTCGGCGTTAAGAAAACAGGACCTTATAAACGAGAAGATTACAGATACTAA
- a CDS encoding glycosyltransferase family 2 protein — protein sequence MTNLSAIILTNNSYTTLKDCLASVSFCDEIIVIDDFSSDQSVNLARKMGGIVYERALNNNFSSQRNYGLSKAKGEWILFVDADEVVDKRLRHEILDSLCKPYDGYLIKRVNFFGNKKMLHGEVGNACFVRLAKKNKGKWTRNVHETWEIQGEVGILKYPILHYPDYSISSTLAKIDKYSSLHAQANKKEGKTSSLTKIVIFPLVKFINNYFFKLGFLDGIEGFIICYTMSFHSFLSWSRLWLNQKNITSQQ from the coding sequence ATGACGAACCTATCGGCAATCATATTAACCAATAATAGCTATACCACCCTAAAAGATTGTCTGGCTAGTGTGTCGTTTTGTGATGAAATAATTGTTATTGATGATTTTTCAAGCGATCAGTCCGTCAACCTTGCGAGAAAAATGGGAGGTATTGTCTACGAAAGGGCTCTAAATAATAATTTTTCCAGCCAACGAAATTATGGTTTGAGCAAAGCCAAGGGAGAGTGGATACTTTTTGTTGACGCAGACGAAGTAGTTGATAAACGTCTTCGACACGAGATTCTCGATAGTTTGTGTAAACCATACGACGGTTATCTTATCAAACGCGTAAACTTTTTTGGCAACAAAAAAATGCTTCACGGCGAAGTGGGAAATGCATGTTTTGTCAGATTGGCAAAAAAGAATAAAGGAAAATGGACACGAAATGTTCATGAAACTTGGGAAATACAAGGAGAAGTCGGCATTTTGAAATATCCGATTTTGCATTACCCGGATTACTCGATTTCAAGTACCCTTGCTAAGATAGATAAGTATTCATCTTTACATGCACAAGCGAATAAAAAAGAAGGGAAAACCTCTAGTTTAACTAAGATTGTGATTTTTCCGCTTGTAAAATTTATCAACAATTATTTTTTTAAATTGGGGTTTTTAGATGGAATTGAAGGATTTATAATTTGCTATACCATGAGTTTTCATTCTTTTTTATCTTGGAGTAGATTATGGCTAAATCAAAAAAATATAACATCTCAACAATAA
- a CDS encoding AI-2E family transporter — protein MKNKQEMYISKGVTYIVIIGILWLAYLVLQPFLGILSSGMIFAIFLRPFFKKLLTITRNNSLAGLLTVLAALLFVVVPLGFLIGNLVSELVTVATDIQKNPGRVVNFHADLNRLLTQLQIPFDVSLSNFNNYISQVLSFMVRNVGGLALQSGSMVLSLFFTLLTVYFLLVNWQGINKYIEGLSIFPQKYYVLLTKRTIEIVNGTVRGNLLIILLQSLVGIIGFLVFGIPSAFLLGVIYGLSSLLPLVGGFLLWIPLVLWQVIGGNTLSAILLAIWFLGLGFVVENLIAPKIIGKSTNLHQLIVMFSVFGGIQQFGLSGMILGPVVIALTFIALEIVKQLNSEGQTKFS, from the coding sequence ATGAAAAATAAACAAGAAATGTATATATCAAAGGGAGTAACGTATATCGTGATTATTGGAATACTGTGGTTGGCATATCTTGTGTTGCAACCTTTCTTGGGAATTCTTTCGTCGGGTATGATATTTGCAATATTTTTAAGGCCTTTTTTTAAAAAGCTCCTCACTATAACCCGCAATAATTCATTAGCAGGTCTTTTGACTGTTCTTGCCGCACTATTGTTTGTTGTTGTCCCCCTGGGTTTTTTAATAGGCAATCTGGTTTCCGAATTAGTCACGGTGGCAACAGACATTCAAAAAAATCCAGGTCGAGTAGTGAACTTTCACGCGGATTTAAATCGTTTGTTGACTCAACTGCAAATTCCATTTGATGTAAGCCTTTCAAATTTTAATAATTACATATCTCAAGTACTTTCGTTTATGGTGCGCAATGTGGGGGGGCTAGCTTTGCAGTCGGGGAGTATGGTGTTAAGTTTGTTTTTTACTTTGCTTACAGTATATTTTCTATTGGTGAATTGGCAGGGTATAAATAAATATATCGAAGGGCTTTCGATATTTCCCCAAAAATACTATGTTTTGTTGACAAAACGGACGATAGAAATAGTGAACGGTACCGTCAGAGGTAATTTGTTAATTATTCTCCTTCAATCTTTAGTGGGAATTATTGGTTTTCTGGTTTTTGGGATTCCTTCAGCATTTCTTTTGGGGGTAATATACGGGTTGTCCTCGTTACTGCCTCTGGTAGGCGGATTTTTACTTTGGATCCCACTTGTTTTATGGCAAGTAATTGGTGGTAATACGTTATCCGCTATACTTTTGGCAATTTGGTTTTTGGGATTAGGTTTTGTTGTGGAAAATCTGATTGCACCAAAAATTATTGGCAAAAGTACTAACTTACATCAATTGATAGTTATGTTTTCCGTTTTTGGTGGTATTCAACAATTTGGCTTATCCGGAATGATTTTAGGACCTGTCGTAATAGCCTTGACATTTATTGCACTTGAAATTGTTAAACAATTAAACTCGGAAGGGCAAACCAAATTTAGTTAG
- a CDS encoding VTT domain-containing protein translates to MSIFSSLIVLLETFSHKVPLELFTLVGSIIEEVVAPIPSPFVMALAGSLAGAQGQPLWYLGFLSLFGALGKTLGAWVLYIIADKLEDIVIVKIGKFVGVTHKEIENIGKRLNGGWRDNVFLLIARAIPVIPSAPISIACGIIKINRKTFLTSTFIGTYIRNMLYLYLGYAGLGNYKQITSGFEGVESIGQFLLFGIVALIIALSYYKRKHHEK, encoded by the coding sequence ATGAGTATATTTAGTTCGTTGATAGTATTATTGGAAACTTTTTCTCATAAAGTTCCACTTGAATTATTTACTTTGGTTGGCTCAATCATCGAAGAAGTCGTTGCCCCAATACCCTCTCCCTTTGTTATGGCACTTGCCGGATCGCTTGCGGGTGCACAGGGTCAACCGCTTTGGTATCTTGGATTTTTGTCTCTTTTTGGAGCTTTAGGGAAAACACTTGGAGCCTGGGTATTGTATATTATTGCCGATAAACTGGAAGATATTGTGATTGTTAAAATTGGAAAATTCGTAGGCGTAACACATAAGGAAATTGAAAATATAGGCAAACGGTTAAACGGAGGATGGCGGGACAATGTATTTTTGTTGATTGCACGCGCTATACCGGTAATTCCAAGTGCACCAATATCCATAGCGTGCGGTATTATTAAAATCAATCGCAAAACGTTTTTAACATCAACTTTTATAGGCACCTATATTCGAAACATGCTTTATCTCTATCTTGGATATGCGGGATTGGGTAATTACAAGCAGATTACTAGCGGTTTTGAGGGAGTTGAGTCAATTGGTCAGTTTTTACTTTTTGGTATAGTAGCGTTAATTATTGCCTTGTCCTACTATAAACGCAAACACCATGAAAAATAA
- a CDS encoding class I SAM-dependent methyltransferase codes for MNTLAATELMGNDSTRWDLVHQKIHKEHTQPSRFAVEREKLFRRGSIVCDLGGGSGSDVLHFLKNGHSVILLDISSFALQVAEERARNAKLDQNLVTHMIDFGLHALPLKDNSIDVAYSRISLNYFGHRHTAKILQDIYRSLKIGGSAYLTFKSPADEKEMLRLERSAVVYEEGVYIEAGQLRSRFTIEQLQHILLNAKIPNANVEHYEEELGDSGGAFKQTLYQNEVNFTKVG; via the coding sequence ATGAATACGTTAGCAGCAACAGAATTGATGGGAAATGACTCTACCAGATGGGATTTGGTTCACCAAAAAATCCACAAAGAACATACCCAGCCGTCGCGATTTGCAGTCGAACGCGAAAAACTTTTTCGCAGGGGTAGTATAGTGTGTGATCTGGGTGGTGGTAGTGGAAGTGACGTGTTGCATTTTTTGAAAAACGGTCACAGTGTCATATTGCTTGATATTTCCTCTTTTGCTCTTCAAGTAGCCGAAGAGCGTGCCAGAAATGCAAAACTTGATCAAAATCTGGTAACACATATGATTGATTTTGGATTACACGCTTTGCCTCTTAAGGATAACTCCATTGACGTAGCGTACTCCAGAATCTCCCTAAATTACTTCGGCCACCGACACACCGCAAAAATACTTCAAGACATTTACCGTAGTTTGAAAATCGGAGGCAGTGCTTACCTAACTTTCAAATCTCCCGCGGATGAAAAAGAAATGCTTCGTCTCGAGCGTAGCGCTGTTGTTTACGAAGAAGGTGTTTATATCGAGGCGGGTCAATTGCGCAGTAGATTTACGATCGAGCAATTGCAACACATACTTCTTAACGCAAAAATTCCCAATGCCAACGTAGAGCATTACGAAGAAGAGCTTGGCGACTCAGGAGGTGCTTTCAAACAAACGCTCTATCAAAACGAGGTAAACTTCACAAAAGTCGGATAA
- a CDS encoding LD-carboxypeptidase — protein sequence MALKPPKLNAGDTIGVVAPAHPFPNNDNKEYLEQYMLGRKEIENMGFRLKESKNLRKREWWRAGSPQERADDINAMYADPEVKAVIAHDGGNDCITVLEHLDYELVKKNPKPFIGFSNMTNIHSAFYTKANLVGFHMGLLSYELGWVWNQFAPNNKDKGSTYFKQVLTSDTAIGEVKRLTKWHSWRSGKAEGLLFGGNLSMIDSLMGTEYFPTISSLRDSIFFWELDNSPSYRVERVLTHLKYVGLFDVISGMLVGKLVDMKQTSINGMTEPSFKEIVLRCTNEYNFPILADVDFGHKMVQLPMPIGIKTSIDSEKLTMAFLEAAVV from the coding sequence ATGGCACTTAAACCACCAAAACTAAATGCTGGAGATACGATTGGTGTAGTTGCTCCAGCCCATCCGTTCCCCAATAACGATAATAAAGAATATCTGGAACAATATATGCTTGGACGAAAAGAGATCGAAAATATGGGTTTTAGATTAAAGGAATCAAAAAACCTAAGGAAAAGAGAATGGTGGAGGGCAGGTTCCCCACAGGAAAGAGCAGATGATATAAATGCTATGTATGCAGATCCAGAAGTTAAAGCTGTTATTGCTCATGACGGCGGAAATGATTGCATCACTGTACTAGAGCATTTAGATTACGAATTAGTTAAGAAAAACCCCAAACCATTTATTGGTTTTAGTAATATGACCAATATTCACAGTGCTTTTTACACCAAAGCTAATTTAGTGGGTTTTCATATGGGTTTGCTTTCGTATGAGTTAGGATGGGTATGGAACCAATTTGCACCGAACAATAAAGATAAAGGTTCAACTTACTTTAAGCAGGTTCTCACATCAGACACTGCTATCGGGGAGGTAAAACGACTAACTAAATGGCACAGTTGGAGGTCAGGAAAAGCTGAAGGACTCCTCTTTGGAGGCAATTTGAGTATGATAGACTCACTTATGGGTACGGAATATTTTCCAACAATTTCTTCACTTAGAGATTCTATTTTCTTTTGGGAGTTGGATAACTCACCTTCATATAGAGTTGAACGAGTATTAACACATCTAAAATACGTTGGGCTATTCGACGTAATATCTGGTATGTTGGTGGGTAAGTTAGTTGACATGAAACAGACATCAATAAATGGAATGACTGAACCTTCCTTTAAAGAAATTGTCTTAAGATGCACAAATGAATATAATTTTCCTATTCTCGCGGATGTCGACTTTGGTCATAAGATGGTTCAACTTCCGATGCCTATCGGAATAAAAACTTCAATAGATAGCGAAAAGCTAACGATGGCATTTCTAGAAGCAGCAGTTGTTTAA
- a CDS encoding LysM peptidoglycan-binding domain-containing protein, producing the protein MKSFLKKIKLNESTISMGLGTIVIIIVGVLVVNYFKTIETPSVLPQDELEITTNELETPTNQHTVVAGEDLWKISENYYGTGYNWTDIAQANNLTSPGSIKEGQVLTLPNTEPKLIGSELADNQNVTVIPTNTMETQPLVTLVEITPTNEPDRGTLLSEAASDEVVDTTINADETGESDMPSDKIEGETYTVVRGDNLWKIAERAYGDGYKWVDIAKANKLVNPSIIHAGNVFVIPR; encoded by the coding sequence TTGAAATCATTTTTAAAGAAAATTAAATTAAATGAATCCACGATTAGCATGGGGTTAGGTACTATTGTGATAATTATCGTTGGCGTATTAGTAGTAAATTATTTCAAGACGATAGAAACACCTTCCGTTCTTCCTCAAGACGAATTGGAAATTACAACTAACGAATTGGAAACACCAACAAATCAACATACAGTAGTTGCCGGTGAAGATCTGTGGAAAATATCAGAAAACTACTACGGAACCGGATATAACTGGACCGATATTGCACAAGCTAATAATCTTACAAGTCCTGGTAGCATCAAGGAAGGACAAGTGCTTACACTTCCTAACACAGAACCGAAATTAATCGGGTCAGAGTTAGCCGACAATCAAAATGTGACCGTAATACCAACAAATACTATGGAAACGCAACCTTTGGTTACCCTAGTGGAAATAACACCCACAAACGAGCCTGATCGCGGAACTCTTTTGTCTGAAGCCGCAAGCGATGAAGTCGTAGATACAACTATCAATGCAGACGAAACAGGCGAGAGTGACATGCCAAGCGATAAAATTGAAGGAGAAACCTATACCGTCGTTAGAGGCGATAATCTTTGGAAAATCGCCGAAAGAGCATATGGGGACGGTTATAAATGGGTTGATATTGCCAAAGCCAACAAACTGGTTAATCCTAGTATTATTCACGCAGGAAACGTGTTTGTAATACCTCGATAA
- a CDS encoding GNAT family N-acetyltransferase, which yields MDNIQVDKDYRRKGVGSELLQGFESHTGGITADFRPQGMSDSELEEFYKKNGCTVENGRIRRV from the coding sequence TTGGACAATATTCAAGTTGACAAAGATTACAGAAGAAAAGGTGTAGGAAGCGAATTGTTGCAAGGTTTTGAAAGTCATACAGGTGGAATTACTGCAGATTTTAGACCTCAGGGAATGAGCGATTCAGAGCTAGAGGAATTCTATAAGAAAAATGGTTGTACGGTCGAAAATGGAAGAATTCGTCGTGTTTGA
- a CDS encoding O-antigen ligase family protein, with protein MAKSKKYNISTIIIFSFLSIFALGQLIKLNIDVGGATLGIAPIDVLACIASLIYVLPKRKIDILVKIPSVFYVAFFSLLLSLNVVSLGGVIVGAMYFVRALTYYFFYLFLRENVSDDTQLREIIIKTLVFIGLVIALLGLIQYVIYPDLTGIVALGWDNHLYRLVGSFIDPGFTGLFLAFAILVGVYMQSITKDRRFVWIIGVMVIALLLTYSRASYLALLAGLAALFVANSNLRKITAVYAFIFMISIPLLPRPNSIGVKLERTGTVVHRINNYDETISIWRNNPVFGVGYNTLCAYKKEILKRTDVGEHSCSGADSSLLLLLATTGVIGACAFVNDALKIIKASMFTKNALFTATLFSLFVHSLFVNSMFYSWTMGWIGLIACVTKLQQTLTTRHV; from the coding sequence ATGGCTAAATCAAAAAAATATAACATCTCAACAATAATCATATTTTCGTTTTTGTCGATCTTTGCACTTGGACAGCTTATCAAGTTAAATATTGACGTCGGAGGCGCAACACTCGGAATCGCCCCGATCGATGTATTGGCGTGTATTGCCTCATTAATATATGTTCTGCCGAAAAGAAAAATTGACATTCTTGTAAAAATCCCCTCTGTTTTTTATGTTGCGTTTTTTTCCCTTCTTTTGTCCCTTAATGTAGTCTCATTGGGAGGTGTGATTGTCGGAGCCATGTATTTTGTCAGAGCACTGACTTATTATTTTTTCTATCTCTTTTTGCGTGAAAACGTCTCGGATGATACTCAATTGCGCGAGATTATTATCAAAACTTTAGTATTTATTGGTTTAGTCATAGCTTTATTGGGGCTTATTCAATATGTCATTTACCCGGATCTTACGGGAATTGTGGCATTGGGATGGGACAATCATTTATACAGGTTGGTAGGATCGTTTATCGACCCTGGTTTCACGGGTTTATTTTTGGCCTTTGCGATTTTGGTTGGTGTTTACATGCAATCAATAACGAAGGATCGAAGATTTGTCTGGATCATAGGTGTTATGGTTATAGCATTACTATTAACTTACTCGAGAGCCTCTTACTTAGCCTTACTTGCGGGGCTTGCCGCATTGTTTGTTGCTAATTCCAATCTCAGAAAAATTACGGCTGTTTATGCTTTTATTTTTATGATTAGTATTCCATTGCTTCCACGTCCCAATAGTATTGGCGTTAAACTTGAAAGGACTGGGACTGTGGTTCATCGAATAAATAATTACGACGAAACGATCAGTATATGGCGAAATAATCCTGTTTTTGGTGTCGGATATAACACGTTGTGTGCTTATAAAAAAGAAATATTAAAAAGAACTGATGTGGGTGAACATTCATGTTCGGGTGCAGATTCAAGTCTACTTTTACTTCTGGCAACTACGGGTGTAATTGGAGCATGTGCCTTTGTCAACGACGCCTTAAAGATAATAAAAGCAAGCATGTTTACGAAAAATGCTCTATTTACAGCCACGCTTTTTTCACTTTTCGTCCACAGCTTATTTGTGAATAGTATGTTCTATTCCTGGACAATGGGTTGGATTGGACTTATTGCTTGTGTTACGAAACTTCAGCAAACACTTACGACACGTCACGTATAA